A genomic segment from Aridibaculum aurantiacum encodes:
- a CDS encoding esterase family protein → MNRDVTSWYSPAIGKEMPIVSYGHYGFALLLIPTAAADYLEYERFQLIDSIAPFIESGMIRVFSIDSMNRESWMNNDMLPEHKAIRHNQFNEYVYNEVVPFIRNATSQETMIYTCGASFGALHAMNLFLKRPDIINGVISMSGVYDLTEYTKGYWDEQVYYNSPQHYLPNLHDSWYLDKIRSSHHIHIFSGSGDYEDPEAARRFAGVLYDKGIWYDLDIWGTDIPHEWPTWRKMLPYILGSRF, encoded by the coding sequence ATGAACAGAGATGTTACCTCGTGGTATAGCCCGGCCATTGGCAAGGAAATGCCCATAGTTAGTTACGGCCACTACGGCTTTGCGCTTTTACTCATTCCTACTGCTGCCGCAGATTACCTGGAGTATGAACGGTTTCAACTAATAGACTCCATCGCTCCATTTATTGAAAGTGGGATGATTCGCGTTTTTAGCATTGACAGTATGAACCGTGAAAGCTGGATGAATAATGACATGCTTCCTGAACATAAGGCAATTCGCCACAACCAGTTCAACGAGTATGTGTACAACGAGGTGGTGCCTTTTATACGTAATGCTACCAGCCAGGAAACGATGATCTATACCTGCGGCGCATCGTTTGGAGCACTCCATGCAATGAACCTGTTTTTGAAACGCCCCGACATCATCAATGGTGTAATAAGCATGAGCGGCGTGTACGACCTTACCGAGTACACCAAAGGATACTGGGACGAACAGGTGTATTACAACAGCCCTCAGCATTACCTGCCTAACCTGCACGATTCATGGTACTTAGACAAGATCAGGTCAAGTCATCATATTCATATTTTCTCTGGCAGTGGCGATTATGAAGACCCTGAAGCTGCACGCAGGTTTGCCGGCGTATTGTACGATAAGGGTATCTGGTACGACCTGGACATATGGGGAACAGACATTCCTCATGAATGGCCTACCTGGCGAAAGATGTTACCGTATATTTTGGGAAGCCGGTTTTAG
- a CDS encoding ParA family protein: MTVLAFYNQKGGVGKTAASVNLAYLSALQGYTTLLWDLDPQAAAGFYFQVESNKKDEAKKILSNEIDLPNSIQSTGYENLDIIPSDLSARNAEVLLSEKQGKKRIAAALKTLKNRYDIIILDCPPGLSVFHDSIFQAADWVLMPNIPTTLSLRSFDTVKEYFAQHNIEQTKIKSFFSMVDHRKNMHHEVLNQHYRNKFFFKNYIPYLSDVEKMGQQLAPVETYAHSSYAAQCFRDLWKEIKKTCLS; this comes from the coding sequence ATGACTGTATTAGCATTTTACAACCAAAAAGGTGGCGTTGGAAAAACGGCTGCTTCTGTCAATTTAGCTTATCTATCTGCATTACAAGGGTACACCACTTTACTGTGGGATCTTGACCCGCAGGCTGCCGCCGGTTTTTATTTCCAGGTAGAGTCGAATAAAAAAGATGAAGCAAAAAAGATCTTAAGCAACGAGATTGATCTTCCAAATTCCATCCAGTCTACCGGTTATGAGAACCTGGATATCATTCCTTCGGACCTGTCGGCGCGCAATGCTGAAGTGCTATTGAGCGAAAAGCAGGGCAAGAAACGTATAGCTGCTGCACTAAAAACTTTAAAGAATCGCTACGATATCATTATCCTCGATTGTCCTCCCGGCCTTTCTGTTTTTCACGATAGTATTTTCCAGGCGGCTGACTGGGTGCTGATGCCTAATATACCTACTACTTTAAGCTTGCGCAGTTTCGATACAGTGAAAGAATATTTTGCGCAACACAACATCGAGCAGACCAAGATCAAGTCTTTCTTTAGCATGGTGGATCATAGAAAGAATATGCACCACGAAGTATTGAACCAGCACTACCGCAACAAGTTCTTCTTTAAGAATTACATACCGTACCTGAGCGATGTAGAGAAAATGGGCCAGCAGCTTGCGCCGGTAGAAACCTATGCCCACAGCAGTTATGCGGCGCAATGTTTTAGAGATCTTTGGAAAGAAATCAAAAAGACCTGCCTTAGTTAG
- a CDS encoding DNA-3-methyladenine glycosylase family protein — MDYVQHLRRDKKLAKIIKEPLPPLRLHKNIPLRLMASIMSQQLSTTVAQVIYRRFLELYGAKEPKPKQVLDTPHETLRSIGLSNAKANYVKNVAAFCLEHKITDKKLLKMDNEAVIELLTQIKGVGRWTVEMLLMFTLGREDVFAPDDLGIQQGIVRLYGLTPAGKKELKEKMVEIAAKWSPYRTYACLHIWKWKDD, encoded by the coding sequence ATGGACTACGTACAGCACCTTCGGCGCGATAAAAAGCTTGCTAAGATCATCAAGGAGCCATTGCCGCCTCTGCGCCTGCACAAGAACATTCCGCTGCGCCTAATGGCCAGCATAATGAGCCAGCAGCTAAGTACAACGGTGGCGCAGGTTATTTACCGTCGGTTCCTGGAGCTTTATGGCGCTAAGGAACCAAAGCCGAAGCAAGTATTAGATACTCCGCACGAAACTTTGCGCAGCATCGGGCTCAGCAATGCTAAAGCCAACTACGTAAAAAATGTAGCTGCCTTTTGCCTGGAGCATAAGATCACCGATAAGAAGCTGCTGAAAATGGATAATGAAGCAGTGATAGAACTGCTCACGCAAATAAAAGGAGTGGGAAGGTGGACAGTAGAAATGCTGCTTATGTTCACGCTAGGAAGAGAAGATGTGTTTGCGCCGGATGACCTGGGAATACAACAAGGAATAGTCAGGCTGTACGGTCTAACACCAGCAGGTAAAAAGGAGCTAAAGGAAAAGATGGTAGAGATTGCTGCAAAGTGGTCGCCTTACCGCACCTACGCGTGCCTGCACATTTGGAAATGGAAGGATGATTGA
- a CDS encoding anti-sigma factor domain-containing protein has translation MDIQEYIQSGIIESYVLGLASAEEAAELEQLSLQYPEVQQAIDDFADKLEREAMANAIPPPVGVKERVLSALFVDQTPEAPIIPLPGTAAEIPTATTEDTAAPVIPQAPTSTVKRLRTWKYLAAASIILFIVSGAVNLYLYNQYSEKNEQYISLLNDRNTLQANNDIYQTTIRDLQTANAMMTDPAMAKINMAGVKNAQDAAMVLWDTRSKDVYLVNNKLPTPARGKQYQLWAIVDGKPVDAGMVDENCNTICKLKNIPQAQAFAITLENLGGSPSPTIEEMYVMGKI, from the coding sequence GTGGATATACAGGAATACATACAAAGCGGCATCATTGAAAGCTACGTGCTTGGCCTTGCCAGTGCTGAAGAAGCAGCTGAATTAGAGCAGCTATCTCTTCAGTACCCGGAGGTTCAGCAGGCTATTGATGATTTTGCCGATAAACTTGAAAGGGAGGCAATGGCTAATGCTATACCTCCACCTGTAGGTGTGAAAGAAAGAGTGTTGTCAGCCCTTTTTGTTGATCAAACTCCAGAAGCTCCTATTATTCCACTTCCCGGAACAGCCGCTGAAATTCCCACTGCCACTACTGAAGATACTGCTGCACCGGTAATACCTCAAGCACCAACATCCACTGTCAAAAGATTACGCACCTGGAAATACCTGGCTGCTGCATCTATCATTTTATTCATAGTAAGCGGAGCGGTTAACCTTTACCTGTACAACCAGTACTCCGAAAAAAATGAGCAGTACATCAGCCTTCTAAATGACAGGAATACGCTACAAGCCAACAACGACATTTACCAGACCACCATCCGCGATCTGCAAACGGCTAATGCAATGATGACAGATCCCGCTATGGCCAAAATAAATATGGCAGGTGTGAAGAATGCACAGGATGCAGCTATGGTGCTTTGGGATACACGTTCAAAAGATGTTTACCTGGTAAATAATAAACTGCCTACACCGGCACGCGGCAAGCAATACCAGCTATGGGCAATTGTAGATGGCAAGCCTGTAGATGCAGGTATGGTAGATGAAAACTGCAACACAATCTGCAAATTGAAGAACATTCCGCAAGCCCAGGCGTTTGCTATCACTTTAGAAAACTTAGGCGGCAGCCCTTCTCCTACAATTGAAGAGATGTATGTGATGGGGAAGATTTAG
- a CDS encoding RNA polymerase sigma factor, translated as MQQRKQEAYNYLYDNYAAALYSIILNIVPDRDMASDVLQEVFVKIWKQIDTYDTGKGRLFTWMLNVARNSGIDMVRSKNYQKSQQNRELTDNVHIAGGTVATNTDTIGLRKLVHTLKDEYRVLVELSYFEGYTQDEISKMLAIPLGTVKTRLRAALIQLKKLIKP; from the coding sequence TTGCAACAAAGAAAGCAAGAGGCGTACAATTATTTGTACGACAACTATGCTGCTGCTTTATATTCTATCATACTGAACATAGTACCCGACCGTGATATGGCCAGTGATGTATTACAAGAGGTTTTTGTGAAGATCTGGAAACAGATAGATACCTACGACACCGGCAAGGGACGCTTATTTACCTGGATGCTGAATGTGGCGCGCAATTCCGGGATTGATATGGTAAGAAGTAAAAATTACCAGAAGTCACAGCAAAACCGCGAACTCACTGATAACGTACATATAGCAGGAGGTACTGTAGCAACAAATACAGATACTATAGGATTAAGAAAACTGGTACATACGCTAAAAGATGAATATCGTGTATTGGTAGAGCTATCCTATTTTGAAGGTTATACGCAAGACGAAATATCGAAGATGTTGGCTATACCACTGGGTACAGTTAAAACACGATTGCGGGCAGCATTGATCCAATTAAAAAAACTGATTAAACCATAG
- the gcvH gene encoding glycine cleavage system protein GcvH has protein sequence MNFPENLKYTKDHEWIKLEGNTATIGITDFAQRELGDIVYVDIDSTGKALQAETVFGTVEAVKTVSDLYLPVSGIIQEVNPALSNQPELVNTDPYGEGWMIKMTVDNPNDVEALMSAETYQQLVG, from the coding sequence ATGAATTTTCCTGAGAACCTGAAGTACACAAAGGACCACGAATGGATAAAACTGGAAGGAAATACTGCAACCATTGGCATCACTGATTTTGCACAAAGAGAGTTAGGTGATATTGTATATGTAGACATAGACAGCACCGGTAAAGCATTGCAGGCAGAAACTGTTTTTGGTACAGTAGAAGCTGTAAAAACAGTTAGTGATCTTTACCTGCCTGTTTCAGGAATTATACAGGAAGTTAATCCTGCACTTTCGAACCAGCCTGAACTGGTAAACACAGATCCGTATGGCGAAGGCTGGATGATAAAAATGACAGTAGACAATCCTAATGATGTAGAGGCATTAATGTCAGCGGAAACATACCAGCAACTGGTAGGGTAA